The DNA window AGAAGAAGAATTTCAGTACTAAAATTTCACCAGTGTGTTtacatttacataaatttaagatttaaaatcaGTGACCAAACTAAAACAAACATACCTCTGCAATCTTATTTGACACAAGAGGACACATTACTTGAATATTATGGGGTTTTATCAATTTTCGTATGGCTTTCACAGTCGTCTTTTTCTAAgaaataaatctttttatttgTGGAAGTTATATTTTAAAGGTCTTAAGTTTCTATCAGTGTGTGGATTGAACTACTCTTAAATGACAAGAACTGCTACACTAAggtatgaactttaaaaaaatccaGTTTCTGTTCATTTCATGTTCTTCCTCAAGTCTTTTAGGGATAATTACGTTAATTATCTTCTATACTTATATCCTGCTTGCTTAAAGTTAAACCAGAGAGTGTGCATTGCTCTGATCTGTATATCCTTGAGAATTTTAATCAAAGTCATTTAAAGATTGCTGAAGTGGGCTATAATTTGCCTGTTTAAGCAGTCAGATTGGGGACATTAAATGGGATGACCAATGCAGGGCAAATACCATTTTTTCTACACTTTAAAGTACCCTTGCAATAACTTTCTGAGGGATACATATGTGCACTGCTGTCCCTTATCGAAAAAACTATCATTTTCTGTTTGCAGTTGAAATTTCCTGCCTTTATCCAAACTTTTCAGAAACTACCTATTGTATGGTTTGTTTTTGTCTCCTGCGCAACAGGTTGCGTGGGACATAGAAACACCTGGCATCCTTCTGTCAGCAATTGTTTACCCTCTCGGGTCACTGTCAGGTGAACAATTATTGCCAgattgttataaaacttatatcataggtttatagCAGCAATGTCATGGACAAGTTTGAAATTCAACgctgaaaatttattttttaaagtgtaaTGCCCCTTAGAAACATTAATGATATGAAAAGTTGCATCATTATTACTCTCAATGttcaattcttgccagatttttatgaaaatgatatcAAAGGTTTATATTAACAATGTCTTTGGTGAGTTAGAAAATCAGTGcctatcaattattttttaagaGTAAAGTCCCTTGTAAACATTAAATATATGGAAAATTGAATTGCTAGTGCTTTCATTTGTATAGTGAATTTATGAAACTTAAATCATAGGTTTATATTAGCAATGTCTTTGACACTTTCAAAAATAAGTggttatcaaatatttttaacaagttatgccccttggaaatattaattatagtgGAAATCACATTGCATTTACTCTGAAGCCTTCGTTTATCcaagatatatattaataaaaagttTCAAAGAACCAAAAAAGTGTCTTATTAGTGATTGCCCTTGTTCTTTGGATAGATAAATTAGTTGCAATGCGGGGACATAAAGTCacattggaactctgttcttttatttatttaaatattccctgaacatgcatgaaatattggcCACTGAACAAATCAAGTTATCCATTCTCATAAGACTTTTCTCAGTACagtttaaaatttaactaaatgATTCCAATacatttcttctttttattatttttttaggatGGTTTAGAGGACATTTACTTTCAAACAGAAACCAGGTGGTAAGTAAAGGAATAAATAACCTTATACTTGGTCAAATGTGATGAtggaatactgtaaattcagaaattattgcatgcattcattattgcgattttgtcattttagacttaaatgcgattttaatttttacgattttgagaaaaatttctgaatttacagtaatctggaaaatataatatatattttagggCCATCTATTTTAAAGCCATGAAACTCTGTCACTAGTCTATCtgtctttagaaaaaaaatcagtctTGTACTTCTACagttataaaagttttttttagatcTGGGCATGCTGCTCTCTAGATCTATCTTAGTTGAAACTGATGGCTGTGGAACGTTTGATGGTTTATCTGTGATAGTTCTCTATTGATAAAAATGacttcaaataaacaaaatagttatGTATGAAAACAAATCTATAGGCCCAATATCTTGCTTTAATACAAGGTCAAAACTGATGAAGACAACACATATGTATTGTAACTATGTCATGATGGGTTAGTCATTTGACAGTAGTTTATTGTGCATACATATAAACCTGTCGccttaaacataaaaatatgtgGGGATCAGGCATCATTGATGGGTAGGAACTGAATGTTAAAGGTTTTTAAGTTTTTCAGGAACTATGATCATTAGGACAAAAAGCAAGCAATTAAAGGATCAACATTTGTTACTCTTCTAGGGACAAGCATCACTTTATAGTGTTAGGCAACAGCAATTAGTAAATGGGTTAAATTTAGGATTATCCCAAATTTAAAactaaagattttttattttaatatacatgtgactttaaaatattttaatttacatgtgacttgagaatattttaatttacatgtgACTTGAAAATAGATGTATCTCAGGCATGAATGAAGTCATAGACAAGCCTGTTGGATTTACATACATCAATTGTCTAGCCGTAAGGTGTATATACAGACAGGTGGtcgaaaaacaaaaattaattactGAGAATATTCATTTCTGTCATATGATTTGAATGTCATGGTCACAATTTAATATATCTACAAGTCATTTTGTACTAATATAATATACTTCCCAAGAAAGATGATTTTAAAatcattgataattttataaatgaatattttgttcTTATCTATAATCCTATATATTAAATATGACTTTATATGAATTTGAGATTTATCTACCTGTCCTTctcataggtaaaaaaaaagttactttgtaatgtttatagggcaAATTAATAATTGAATTgtgaataaatattaaatatgatttattacGGGACTAAAGTCAATGATTTTTAAATTCCTTTAGGGTAGACAGATTTTTACAGCTTTGtccatttacatgtacatgatgaagTTTTAAATCCCTTTGTACAGATGACACTGTTTCAATGTTATTTCTATAAATTGATTGTAAATATAAGTAAAGATAATATAGGGATTACATGCAGGACAACACAAAACTTGTAAAAAATAAGGAATGTTCTTCACTTCAAATTTGTCTTGGTTAAAGTCAAATGAAAGGAGTTTCTggtaattataatatttttccTTGCACTAAATTAGTTGTGCAGTTGCCAAATTTCTTACAAAAGGTGTCATGGTTAGGGTGACTGCATATAGAAAAGCCATCAGCAAATGAGAGTTAGAAAAGACAATAATTCAATAGCAGTGCAATTCTGAAAATTAAGATAGAATTAtagaattttagattttttttaaaagaagttcTATGTGCTCGTCTTTGGCAACATAACTTAACcatttaattatataaaacatattcaatttTTATTCCCCTGTCGTTGGCAATGGGGGCTGCCCCCGTTGTAGGCAAtgggggcattaagtgttaccatCTTCCATCATTCTGTCCATCCCATTTTCTTTCTGCACTCTAACTTAAGATTTcctcaaacaaatatattaactaTGTTTCCTACTTGCAATTTGAATAGGTCACATAAATTTAATTTGCTGATAAGCTTTCATTATTTTAAagcattaaggtggtacccaacaccttgactgaAATAAATTTGgatcgtttaatttttataaaattttgacaaaatatttaccttgaccctttgacaaaaacataaaaatttcaaaaactttgaaccacacactttctcagaaaaatttcattggatatatagcagtttgacaaacactaatttttatcattgagaagcttaatatttccttttacaatacaatgtgattaaaatgtttagctgatttttacagagttatctccctgtagtgttaggtaccaccttaacgtGTTCCCAAACCATGTAAACTATGCTACGGCTGTTACACGTTTTGTAATTGTAAAATAACcctaaattttaattattttgaagcATTAACATGTTCCTAAACTATGCTACGGCTGTTACATGTTTTGTCATTGTGAAGTAACCATAAGCTTTCATTATTTTGAAACATTAACATGTTCCTAAACAATTCAAGGCTGCTATATGTTCTGTCATTGTTAAATAACTCTGTAAACTATGCTACGGCTCTTACATGTTTTTTCATTGTAAAATAACcctaaattttaattattttgaagcATTAACATGTTCCTAAACTATGCTACGGCTGTTACATGTTTTGTCATTGTGAATTAACCATAAGCTTTCATTATTTTGAAACATTAACATGTTCCTAAACAATTCAAGGCTGCTATATGTTCTGTCATTGTGAAATAACCGTAACATAAATGACCAAAACTACAATCAGAACCTAACCTTCAAATACAGGATGCTTTAGTTTAGTTTAATACTGCTATTGTTCTCAATAATTAAATGttatatgcaattaaaatttGGGATGTAAACTGATGATTAAATTGctgatttatttattgtaactTTTACCAATAATTGTTTTTGCTTAAACTTTTATTGTTATTAGCACAAATCAGGCATTTTGcattgcttcatattttgtaaccTGGGGTTACTATATTAGGTACATTTTTGAAGGCTTTAAAATTTAATCTTTATGATTTATCAAATCTAGCAAAGAATTATCCAAAATATGATGGgacaaacaaattaaaactaaTTAGATCACATTTAGACCCTATCTTTTGGTGTGGGTCTCAATGGGGTCTAAGGGTGACGCGGGATTgcagattttttgtaagcgttacatgtgaaagtcaaattattgcgccgtgaaaacgggaaataaaGTCTAGTGGGACATGGGAAATAACAAAAATTtgagaattgcttacatacatagtgtaagcgggatatgggaatctgacaaaacagtaatggggacatatagttggaacccccccccccccccccccccctttttgtcctgggttgggaccccctctttttaaaatggctggatccgcccctaaTGTTTAATTAAATTGGAAAAGTTAGCTGTCTTGATAATAGGAGAAATAATTACATTTCACTTGATGCAGTTGTAGAATAttactttgtatttattttcaggGAATATTTCCAAAGATGTATATACATACCAAAGAATGTGATGTAGAAAATCCAGGGTAAGCTTATATATATGTCATAAACACATCTACAAAGCAATACTTAACCACTTGATTAACTGTGAAAAATTATTCCTAAGGGGAATGTATTCATTGTGAAATGCATACCATGATTTTATAAAGCTTTGATTATCCAAAGCATGATGCGTCAAACAATACTTCAAATCTAGTGTACTCATAgtacataaaaaaatacatattatacTATGTTTTAGAGTACGcactttctttttataattgatgttagtttttaaatcattttaatagTTTACTTTCACTAAATTatgattaatttatttataagtCAACTTCAAGTATGATTCAGATCTTTGACCATGTAAAAATAGCATCTTGATAGGTTAATTTTTATATAAGGATTTACATCTTTTTATATGATGAGTTAAGCTATTCAGTAGGTATGAATCATGGGAGATTAGGGTTATTGTTCAATGGGACAGAGACAGAAACCCAACACGATTAGATTTGAAAAGAGATTCTGCATAGCTGCAAATGAATAAATGTCATTTCTGACATTGTGTAAATAGAACACTGAAATTTTACAAGTTGTCTGCATTCAAGAGGAATTGGGTCGTTGTTACCTTTATTTGAATGCTTGATGACCTTTATTGGAAATTTTGTAAGTCTTACCAAGAGTGGatatgaaatttttgaaatatgttcACATGCATTGACAGGAAAAATTACAGCTGATTTTTTATTACAGACAATATGAGACAGTGAAATCAAAAGAAGATTCAATGGCAATGGAGTTGACCTTTACCCTCAGAGAGTGGTGGGTGGCATGGAAAAATTCATTTCTTAGACAGGTTTGTTTAGTATACTAGgaattcatttgtttttgtggCTATCTATTTTCTTGGATTTAGGAAATCTTGCAAATTCATGGATActttatttcatggttttgccaatatCTGCTTACAAAGTCTATAAAAATTGTAattcgttaaacatttaaatttgttgttcacCTTTACCCATGAAacccaagaaaattggtatccaacaaataatgatTGATCTAACATTTTTCATGAGTAACTAAAGCAGTATGGTGTCTTCAAAACTTTTGGTTAAATATTTAGTGCACTGTATAAAGACTTTTCCAGAAATCTGACTGGGCACCAAATTTTGTATCATAAATTTATGTGCTACTATTCATTCAGTACTGTTGCTGATGATATGTTAGTTTCTAATGATATTTTCTTTCCAGAAGACAATTCATAAGTGTTTGCATgacaaaaacaacacattttgAGGGCATATATTCAGTTTTGATAAGTTATGTAATTGTACTTCAAACTAATATTGCAACTCCCTAGATTTGAGGCATAGATTACTTGACCTAAGACACCTTAAGGCTACTGCATGTATTTAGATCCGGTTGGTTTTTATGCTTGCAAGCATTTCATGTATGTGGTTTGGAAAGCTTCTAGCATCCAGTGTATCTGATGAAGTTTGACCACAtcattttatttatgttatttgtcACTAAAATTAGAACTGCTTTAAATCTGGtgcaaaaaattattaaattgattttcttttatacattttcctctttaaaaattgatatggtcatatatTTAT is part of the Mytilus edulis unplaced genomic scaffold, xbMytEdul2.2 SCAFFOLD_1386, whole genome shotgun sequence genome and encodes:
- the LOC139507135 gene encoding dedicator of cytokinesis protein 4-like, which gives rise to WFRGHLLSNRNQVGIFPKMYIHTKECDVENPGQYETVKSKEDSMAMELTFTLREWWVAWKNSFLRQGQTMVLTQIYHTMNELILLRGKLMSNMLTEDSMVELKEEIADIVDWGMGKLEREREIYWYNTLQK